From Vicia villosa cultivar HV-30 ecotype Madison, WI unplaced genomic scaffold, Vvil1.0 ctg.002369F_1_1, whole genome shotgun sequence, the proteins below share one genomic window:
- the LOC131638672 gene encoding large ribosomal subunit protein bL9c-like, translating to MASSTLSSLSSTSSLRFAANLKTSSQFLNKTSGFMVFAQKKTKKTRKIILKEDIVDVGKKGQLLDVRAGFFRNFLFPSGKAQLVTPDTLKEMKIEEERIEAEKQRVKEEAQQLALIFETVGTFKVKRKGGKGKQIFGSVTAQDLVDIIKAQLQREVDKRIVNLPEIRETGEYIAELKLHPDVTAKVKVNVIAN from the exons atggCATCATCAACATTATCTTCTCTCTCCTCAACCTCTTCACTACGTTTCGCCGCAAATTTGAAAACTTCTTCTCAATTTCTCAACAAAACTTCGGGTTTTATGGTTTTCGCTCAAAAGAAAACGAAGAAAACTCGAAAG ATAATCCTGAAGGAAGATATTGTTGATGTTGGAAAGAAAGGGCAGCTTCTTGATGTTAGGGCTGGGTTTTTCAGAAATTTCCTCTTTCCAAGTGGCAAGGCTCAGCTTGTAACTCCTGATACACTCAA GGAAATGAAGATAGAAGAAGAAAGAATTGAGGCTGAGAAACAACGG GTAAAAGAAGAGGCACAGCAACTTGCTCTAATTTTTGAAACTGTTGGGACTTTTAAGGTGAAACGTAAAGGTGGTAAAGGAAAACAAATCTTTGGAAG TGTTACGGCTCAAGATCTTGTTGACATAATCAAGGCACAACTTCAAAG GGAGGTGGACAAGAGAATTGTTAACCTTCCAGAGATTAGGGAAACAGGAGAATATATTGCAGAGTTAAAACTTCACCCAGATGTTACAGCTAAAGTGAAGGTGAATGTTATAGCTAACTAA